In Sander vitreus isolate 19-12246 chromosome 12, sanVit1, whole genome shotgun sequence, the following proteins share a genomic window:
- the LOC144526900 gene encoding caspase-8-like produces MSAKDTVRRNKTAIQTTLCGDHRLILNKVHEKKLITTREYNNLKSINKEDVEGHVVELVDKIMNKGEDTCNAFLKLLQADEDIKTTYPELKNIHLNKTCLLNTPVQERSSVDGDVLPQESKRRKDQYELNSQPTGLCVIINNENFPDEARNGTNKDAESLAEVFSWLGFRVLMCKDQTKDQMDRALKSFASQSNLAQLQEFNVTEWSGSRFTDVQEAPKHGDAFICCILSHGRKGEVLGIDLQPLSIKQITRTFKATNQSTLTGKPKVFLIQACQGAQKQRGVLEAGLQTDDSSHSPFIPEEADVLVAIATVEDHQSFRHITNGSWFIQSVCQQLKEGCPRSEDITTILHRVNNEVAQKEGCRLKHGAVKQMPEVRFTLRKSLVLSPHHK; encoded by the exons ATGTCAGCCAAAGACACGGTGAGACGTAATAAGACAGCCATTCAGACGACTTTATGTGGAGACCACAGGCTAATCCTGAACAaagttcatgaaaaaaaactgataacTACGCGGGAGTACAACAACCTTAAAAGCATAAACAAAGAAGATGTAGAGGGCCACGTCGTTGAGCTCGTGGATAAGATCATGAACAAAGGAGAGGACACCTGCAACGCCTTCCTGAAACTCCTGCAAGCCGACGAGGACATTAAAACGACTTACCCTGAGCTGAAGAACATACACTTGAATAAAACCTGCCTTTTAAATACGCCTGTTCAAGAGCGTTCATCTGTCGACGGAG ATGTTCTGCCACAAGAGAGCAAGAGGCGAAAG GATCAGTATGAGTTGAACAGCCAGCCTACCGGCCTCTGTGTGATCATAAACAACGAGAATTTCCCAGATGAAGCAAGAAATGGAACCAACAAAGATGCTG AAAGTTTGGCAGAGGTTTTCAGCTGGCTGGGGTTCAGAGTGCTGATGTGTAAAGACCAAACCAAGGACCAGATGGATCGCGCACTAAAATCCTTTGCTTCTCAGAGCAACCTCGCTCAGCTGCAGGAGTTCAATGTCACGGAGTGGTCTGGCAGCAGATTCACTGATGTTCAAGAGGCTCCAAAGCATGGCGATGCCTTCATCTGCTGTATTCTGAGTCACGGAAGGAAGGGTGAAGTCCTAGGGATCGATCTGCAGCCCCTCTCCATTAAACAAATAACAAGAACTTTCAAGGCAACCAACCAATCAACCCTCACTGGCAAGCCCAAAGTGTTCCTGATCCAGGCCTGCCAGGGAGCGCAGAAACAGCGTGGAGTGTTAGAAGCTGGTCTGCAGACTGATGATTCTTCTCACTCTCCATTCATCCCTGAGGAAGCTGATGTTCTGGTTGCCATTGCCACTGTCGAAGATCATCAATCATTCAGACACATAACAAATGGGAGCTGGTTCATCCAATCCGTGTGTCAGCAGCTAAAGGAGGGCTGTCCAAG GAGTGAAGACATTACCACCATCCTCCACCGTGTGAATAATGAAGTAGCCCAGAAAGAGGGCTGCAGACTGAAGCATGGTGCAGTAAAGCAGATGCCTGAAGTTAGATTCACCTTAAGGAAGAGCCTTGTGTTGTCTCCACATCACAAATGA
- the catip gene encoding ciliogenesis-associated TTC17-interacting protein isoform X1, with the protein MMEAPLEDETPAGALAGIEGLDLGEKLKSSDEAITFMSSIEPAELLKCVFPDSLVTVSEGGRDLGQFSVMVEFARRVQQPCMLLHAQSQGAIDDSPCGTTVTAYITTDLEVLEEDYHEYVKLKGHSLEKRCHMVQHNGQMVIDKVTTVGEETAKESVSYPMSELRGLVTEGSNFLLMRLIALRKKVPEHMTFLSFDQGLHIIHTTFSELGLKQLEVGGKTVEVFGLERIVHSVEDSPTTWQCYFLADGLCSVIRHLASRVQVGSPITMRLLQLPSQLEKVGFEKIPLVWEEDMQMRSKFLDRKEELKADHASYLRQHPDIRALISDFLQFLLLRKPDDVFQVAREYFLPFASHCPPEPSLKAPSL; encoded by the exons ATGATGGAGGCCCCGCTGGAAGACGAGACTCCTGCCGGAGCCTTAGCGGGCATTGAGGGACTAGACCTCGGAGAGAAGTTGAAATCCTCTGACGAAGCTATCACGTTCATGTCCAGCATTG AGCCTGCAGAGCTGCTGAAGTGTGTGTTTCCAGACTCTCTGGTGACTGTGTCAGAGGGGGGCCGAGACCTGGGGCAGTTCAGTGTGATGGTGGAGTTTGCCCGTAGAGTCCAGCAGCCCTGTATGCTGCTGCATGCTCAGAGCCAGGGAGCCATTGATGACTCCCCCTGTGGAACTACAGTGACAG CCTACATAACAACGGACCTGGAGGTGCTGGAGGAAGATTACCATGAGTATGTCAAG CTTAAGGGCCACAGTTTGGAAAAGAGGTGTCACATGGTGCAGCATAACGGGCAGATGGTGATCGATAAAGTTACCACTGTAGGAGAG GAGACAGCGAAGGAGAGCGTTTCATATCCCATGTCTGAACTAAGAGGGCTGGTTACAGAGGGGTCCAACTTTCTGCTGATGCGCCTGATCGCTCTTAGAAAGAAGGTGCCAGAACACATGACCTTCCTCTCCTTCGACCAGGGATTACACATCATCCACACCACTTTT AGTGAGCTGGGTCTGAAACAGCTGGAGGTTGGGGGTAAGACCGTGGAGGTATTTGGGCTGGAGAGGATTGTTCACTCTGTGGAGGACAGCCCCACTACTTGGCAGTGCTACTTCCTGGCTGATGG TTTATGTTCTGTGATCAGGCACTTGGCCAGCAGAGTGCAGGTAGGATCACCAATCACCATGAGACTTCTGCAGCTGCCATCACAGCTAGAAAAAG TAGGTTTTGAGAAGATCCCTCTGGTTTGGGAAGAAGACATGCAGATGCGCTCCAAGTTCTTGGACAGAAAG GAGGAGCTGAAGGCGGACCATGCCTCGTACCTGAGACAGCATCCAGATATCCGTGCCCTCATATCTGACTTTCTGCAGTTTTTGCTGCTGAGGAAACCAGATGACGTCTTCCAGGTTGCTAGGGAGTACTTCCTCCCTTTTGCCTCCCATTGTCCTCCAGAACCAAGCCTGAAAGCCCCCTCACTCTAA
- the catip gene encoding ciliogenesis-associated TTC17-interacting protein isoform X2 translates to MMEAPLEDETPAGALAGIEGLDLGEKLKSSDEAITFMSSIEPAELLKCVFPDSLVTVSEGGRDLGQFSVMVEFARRVQQPCMLLHAQSQGAIDDSPCGTTVTAYITTDLEVLEEDYHEYVKLKGHSLEKRCHMVQHNGQMVIDKVTTVGEETAKESVSYPMSELRGLVTEGSNFLLMRLIALRKKVPEHMTFLSFDQGLHIIHTTFSELGLKQLEVGGKTVEVFGLERIVHSVEDSPTTWQCYFLADGLCSVIRHLASRVQVGSPITMRLLQLPSQLEKGFEKIPLVWEEDMQMRSKFLDRKEELKADHASYLRQHPDIRALISDFLQFLLLRKPDDVFQVAREYFLPFASHCPPEPSLKAPSL, encoded by the exons ATGATGGAGGCCCCGCTGGAAGACGAGACTCCTGCCGGAGCCTTAGCGGGCATTGAGGGACTAGACCTCGGAGAGAAGTTGAAATCCTCTGACGAAGCTATCACGTTCATGTCCAGCATTG AGCCTGCAGAGCTGCTGAAGTGTGTGTTTCCAGACTCTCTGGTGACTGTGTCAGAGGGGGGCCGAGACCTGGGGCAGTTCAGTGTGATGGTGGAGTTTGCCCGTAGAGTCCAGCAGCCCTGTATGCTGCTGCATGCTCAGAGCCAGGGAGCCATTGATGACTCCCCCTGTGGAACTACAGTGACAG CCTACATAACAACGGACCTGGAGGTGCTGGAGGAAGATTACCATGAGTATGTCAAG CTTAAGGGCCACAGTTTGGAAAAGAGGTGTCACATGGTGCAGCATAACGGGCAGATGGTGATCGATAAAGTTACCACTGTAGGAGAG GAGACAGCGAAGGAGAGCGTTTCATATCCCATGTCTGAACTAAGAGGGCTGGTTACAGAGGGGTCCAACTTTCTGCTGATGCGCCTGATCGCTCTTAGAAAGAAGGTGCCAGAACACATGACCTTCCTCTCCTTCGACCAGGGATTACACATCATCCACACCACTTTT AGTGAGCTGGGTCTGAAACAGCTGGAGGTTGGGGGTAAGACCGTGGAGGTATTTGGGCTGGAGAGGATTGTTCACTCTGTGGAGGACAGCCCCACTACTTGGCAGTGCTACTTCCTGGCTGATGG TTTATGTTCTGTGATCAGGCACTTGGCCAGCAGAGTGCAGGTAGGATCACCAATCACCATGAGACTTCTGCAGCTGCCATCACAGCTAGAAAAAG GTTTTGAGAAGATCCCTCTGGTTTGGGAAGAAGACATGCAGATGCGCTCCAAGTTCTTGGACAGAAAG GAGGAGCTGAAGGCGGACCATGCCTCGTACCTGAGACAGCATCCAGATATCCGTGCCCTCATATCTGACTTTCTGCAGTTTTTGCTGCTGAGGAAACCAGATGACGTCTTCCAGGTTGCTAGGGAGTACTTCCTCCCTTTTGCCTCCCATTGTCCTCCAGAACCAAGCCTGAAAGCCCCCTCACTCTAA
- the catip gene encoding ciliogenesis-associated TTC17-interacting protein isoform X4, translated as MMEAPLEDETPAGALAGIEGLDLGEKLKSSDEAITFMSSIEPAELLKCVFPDSLVTVSEGGRDLGQFSVMVEFARRVQQPCMLLHAQSQGAIDDSPCGTTVTAYITTDLEVLEEDYHEYVKLKGHSLEKRCHMVQHNGQMVIDKVTTVGEETAKESVSYPMSELRGLVTEGSNFLLMRLIALRKKVPEHMTFLSFDQGLHIIHTTFSELGLKQLEVGGKTVEVFGLERIVHSVEDSPTTWQCYFLADGHLASRVQVGSPITMRLLQLPSQLEKGFEKIPLVWEEDMQMRSKFLDRKEELKADHASYLRQHPDIRALISDFLQFLLLRKPDDVFQVAREYFLPFASHCPPEPSLKAPSL; from the exons ATGATGGAGGCCCCGCTGGAAGACGAGACTCCTGCCGGAGCCTTAGCGGGCATTGAGGGACTAGACCTCGGAGAGAAGTTGAAATCCTCTGACGAAGCTATCACGTTCATGTCCAGCATTG AGCCTGCAGAGCTGCTGAAGTGTGTGTTTCCAGACTCTCTGGTGACTGTGTCAGAGGGGGGCCGAGACCTGGGGCAGTTCAGTGTGATGGTGGAGTTTGCCCGTAGAGTCCAGCAGCCCTGTATGCTGCTGCATGCTCAGAGCCAGGGAGCCATTGATGACTCCCCCTGTGGAACTACAGTGACAG CCTACATAACAACGGACCTGGAGGTGCTGGAGGAAGATTACCATGAGTATGTCAAG CTTAAGGGCCACAGTTTGGAAAAGAGGTGTCACATGGTGCAGCATAACGGGCAGATGGTGATCGATAAAGTTACCACTGTAGGAGAG GAGACAGCGAAGGAGAGCGTTTCATATCCCATGTCTGAACTAAGAGGGCTGGTTACAGAGGGGTCCAACTTTCTGCTGATGCGCCTGATCGCTCTTAGAAAGAAGGTGCCAGAACACATGACCTTCCTCTCCTTCGACCAGGGATTACACATCATCCACACCACTTTT AGTGAGCTGGGTCTGAAACAGCTGGAGGTTGGGGGTAAGACCGTGGAGGTATTTGGGCTGGAGAGGATTGTTCACTCTGTGGAGGACAGCCCCACTACTTGGCAGTGCTACTTCCTGGCTGATGG GCACTTGGCCAGCAGAGTGCAGGTAGGATCACCAATCACCATGAGACTTCTGCAGCTGCCATCACAGCTAGAAAAAG GTTTTGAGAAGATCCCTCTGGTTTGGGAAGAAGACATGCAGATGCGCTCCAAGTTCTTGGACAGAAAG GAGGAGCTGAAGGCGGACCATGCCTCGTACCTGAGACAGCATCCAGATATCCGTGCCCTCATATCTGACTTTCTGCAGTTTTTGCTGCTGAGGAAACCAGATGACGTCTTCCAGGTTGCTAGGGAGTACTTCCTCCCTTTTGCCTCCCATTGTCCTCCAGAACCAAGCCTGAAAGCCCCCTCACTCTAA
- the catip gene encoding ciliogenesis-associated TTC17-interacting protein isoform X3: MMEAPLEDETPAGALAGIEGLDLGEKLKSSDEAITFMSSIEPAELLKCVFPDSLVTVSEGGRDLGQFSVMVEFARRVQQPCMLLHAQSQGAIDDSPCGTTVTAYITTDLEVLEEDYHEYVKLKGHSLEKRCHMVQHNGQMVIDKVTTVGEETAKESVSYPMSELRGLVTEGSNFLLMRLIALRKKVPEHMTFLSFDQGLHIIHTTFSELGLKQLEVGGKTVEVFGLERIVHSVEDSPTTWQCYFLADGHLASRVQVGSPITMRLLQLPSQLEKVGFEKIPLVWEEDMQMRSKFLDRKEELKADHASYLRQHPDIRALISDFLQFLLLRKPDDVFQVAREYFLPFASHCPPEPSLKAPSL, translated from the exons ATGATGGAGGCCCCGCTGGAAGACGAGACTCCTGCCGGAGCCTTAGCGGGCATTGAGGGACTAGACCTCGGAGAGAAGTTGAAATCCTCTGACGAAGCTATCACGTTCATGTCCAGCATTG AGCCTGCAGAGCTGCTGAAGTGTGTGTTTCCAGACTCTCTGGTGACTGTGTCAGAGGGGGGCCGAGACCTGGGGCAGTTCAGTGTGATGGTGGAGTTTGCCCGTAGAGTCCAGCAGCCCTGTATGCTGCTGCATGCTCAGAGCCAGGGAGCCATTGATGACTCCCCCTGTGGAACTACAGTGACAG CCTACATAACAACGGACCTGGAGGTGCTGGAGGAAGATTACCATGAGTATGTCAAG CTTAAGGGCCACAGTTTGGAAAAGAGGTGTCACATGGTGCAGCATAACGGGCAGATGGTGATCGATAAAGTTACCACTGTAGGAGAG GAGACAGCGAAGGAGAGCGTTTCATATCCCATGTCTGAACTAAGAGGGCTGGTTACAGAGGGGTCCAACTTTCTGCTGATGCGCCTGATCGCTCTTAGAAAGAAGGTGCCAGAACACATGACCTTCCTCTCCTTCGACCAGGGATTACACATCATCCACACCACTTTT AGTGAGCTGGGTCTGAAACAGCTGGAGGTTGGGGGTAAGACCGTGGAGGTATTTGGGCTGGAGAGGATTGTTCACTCTGTGGAGGACAGCCCCACTACTTGGCAGTGCTACTTCCTGGCTGATGG GCACTTGGCCAGCAGAGTGCAGGTAGGATCACCAATCACCATGAGACTTCTGCAGCTGCCATCACAGCTAGAAAAAG TAGGTTTTGAGAAGATCCCTCTGGTTTGGGAAGAAGACATGCAGATGCGCTCCAAGTTCTTGGACAGAAAG GAGGAGCTGAAGGCGGACCATGCCTCGTACCTGAGACAGCATCCAGATATCCGTGCCCTCATATCTGACTTTCTGCAGTTTTTGCTGCTGAGGAAACCAGATGACGTCTTCCAGGTTGCTAGGGAGTACTTCCTCCCTTTTGCCTCCCATTGTCCTCCAGAACCAAGCCTGAAAGCCCCCTCACTCTAA